A single window of Nomascus leucogenys isolate Asia chromosome 18, Asia_NLE_v1, whole genome shotgun sequence DNA harbors:
- the AP3M1 gene encoding AP-3 complex subunit mu-1, with protein sequence MIHSLFLINCSGDIFLEKHWKSVVSQSVCDYFFEAQEKAADVENVPPVISTPHHYLISIYRDKLFFVSVIQTEVPPLFVIEFLHRVADTFQDYFGECSEAAIKDNVVIVYELLEEMLDNGFPLATESNILKELIKPPTILRSVVNSITGSSNVGDTLPTGQLSNIPWRRAGVKYTNNEAYFDVVEEIDAIIDKSGSTVFAEIQGVIDACIKLSGMPDLSLSFMNPRLLDDVSFHPCIRFKRWESERVLSFIPPDGNFRLISYRVSSQNLVAIPVYVKHSISFKENSSCGRFDITIGPKQNMGKTIEGITVTVHMPKVVLNMNLTPTQGSYTFDPVTKVLTWDVGKITPQKLPSLKGLVNLQSGAPKPEENPSLNIQFKIQQLAISGLKVNRLDMYGEKYKPFKGVKYVTKAGKFQVRT encoded by the exons ATGATCCACAGTCTATTTCTCATAAACTGTTCCGGTGACATATTTCTAGAGAAGCACTGGAAGAGCGTTGTGAGCCAGTCTGTCTGTGATTATTTCTTTGAAGCTCAAGAAAAAGCTGCTGATGTTGAAAATGTACCACCTGTCATTTCAACACCTCACCACTACCTCATTAGTATCTACCGGGATAAGCTCTTCTTTGTATCTGTCATACAGACTGAAGTGCCACCTCTCTTTGTAATTGAGTTCCTACATCGAGTTGCTGACACTTTTCAG GACTACTTTGGTGAGTGTTCAGAGGCTGCAATTAAGGATAATGTGGTCATAGTATATGAACTCTTAGAAGAAATGTTAGACAATGGATTTCCACTGGCTACCGAATCTAACATTTTGAAAGAATTGATTAAACCACCAACAATTCTACGCTCTGTTGTCAACTCTATTACAG GCAGTAGTAATGTTGGGGACACACTCCCCACTGGGCAACTGTCCAACATACCATGGCGTCGGGCAGGGGTAAAGTACACAAACAATGAAGCCTATTTTGATGTTGTTGAAGAAATAGACGCAATTATAGATAAATCAG gatCTACAGTCTTTGCAGAAATTCAGGGGGTCATTGATGCTTGCATTAAACTATCTGGAATGCCtgatctctccctttctttcatg AACCCTAGGCTTCTGGATGATGTCAGCTTCCACCCCTGCATCCGGTTCAAGCGTTGGGAATCTGAAAGAGTTTTGTCATTTATTCCTCCAGATGGAAATTTCCGACTCATATCATACCGTGTCAGCTCACAAAA tCTAGTGGCAATACCAGTGTATGTGAAACATAGTATCAGCTTTAAGGAGAACAGTTCTTGTGGCAGATTTGATATAACAATTGGACCAAAGCAGAATATGGGGAAAACTATTGAAGGAATTACAGTGACAGTTCACATGCCAAAAGTTGTGCTGAACATGAACCTGACACCCACACAAGGCAGCTATACATTTGATCCAGTCACCAAG gtACTAACATGGGATGTGGGAAAAATTACTCCACAAAAGCTCCCAAGTCTTAAAGGACTGGTAAATTTACAGTCTGGAGCCCCAAAACCAGAAGAGAATCCGAGCCTCAACATACAGTTTAAGATACAGCAGCTTGCTATTTCAG GCTTAAAAGTAAACCGTTTGGACATGTATGGGGAGAAATATAAGCCATTTAAAGGAGTCAAATACGTCACGAAAGCTGGAAAGTTCCAAGTGAGGACATGA